One genomic segment of Mytilus trossulus isolate FHL-02 chromosome 4, PNRI_Mtr1.1.1.hap1, whole genome shotgun sequence includes these proteins:
- the LOC134716765 gene encoding myb-like protein V, with the protein MKDELSQFIDVMSIQKMNDLPNNGTVQQQYLPINGTVQQQDLPNNGTVQQQTNKDVMEHMDQIKKSDTSDIVMTEDQDVNTTKIPVVTTTPIGVLTDSLKRLSIKDLYDNEIKEVKELKQKQRPIRQKVKREWRKEREMPGTSQQQSILSNSKEPKVDRTKKRKSLTVSFSQTVDDKDTEEVSHQAKRKRLTVSNSQEVDNKDREDVSQTTKTEHVSQTTKTEGVSQKTQTEHVSQTPIANTEVVSQTPIANTEVVSQTPIANTEDVSQTPIANTEDVSQTPIVNTEVVSQKPITNTEDVTQTPIANTEVVTQTPIANTEVVSQTSIANTEVVSQTPIANTEDVIQTPIANTEVVSQTPIANTEVVSQTSIANTEVVSQTPIANTEVVSQTQIANTEVVSQTPIANTEDVSQTPITNTEDVLQTTETEDVFQTTETEDVFRTTKTGDVFQTTNTENVFQTVKTEDVLHTTETENVFQTTETEDVFMTTNTEDVLQTTKTGDVLQTTKTEDVFQTTKTEDVFQTTKRKVRRISKDGAPSKRVKIDKIIDQKFKPKVKNEVRYLTKSFKKLELQMKMN; encoded by the exons ATGAAAGATGAACTATCACAGTTTATAGATGTCATGTCCATCCAGAAAATGAATG ATCTACCTAATAATGGAACAGTTCAGCAGCAATATCTACCTATTAATGGAACAGTTCAGCAGCAAGATCTACCTAATAATGGAACAGTTCAGCAGCAAACCAATAAAGATGTGATGGAACACATGgatcaaattaaaaagtcaGACACAAGTGACATTGTGATGACGGAAGACCAGGATGTAAATACTACGAAGATACCAGTTGTCACCACCACG CCAATCGGTGTATTAACTGATAGCTTAAAAAGACTGTCCATAAAAGATCTATATGACAACGAGATAAAAGAAGTGAAagaactaaaacaaaaacag CGTCCAATAAGACAGAAAGTTAAGCGTGAGTGGAGGAAAGAAAGAGAAATGCCTGGAACATCCCAGCAGCAAAGTATTTTATCAAACAGTAAAGAACCCAAAGTTGATAGAACTAAGAAACGAAAG AGTTTAACTGTGTCATTCAGCCAGACAGTAGATGATAAAGACACAGAAGAAGTCTCACACCAAGCGAAAAGGAAG cgCTTAACTGTATCAAACAGTCAGGAGGTAGACAATAAGGACAGAGAAGACGTCTCACAGACAACTAAAACAGAACACGTCTCACAGACAACTAAAACTGAAGGCGTCTCACAAAAAACTCAAACAGAACACGTCTCGCAAACACCAATTGCAAACACAGAAGTCGTCTCGCAGACACCAATTGCAAACACAGAAGTCGTCTCGCAGACACCAATTGCAAACACAGAAGACGTCTCGCAGACACCAATTGCAAACACAGAAGACGTCTCGCAGACACCAATTGTAAACACAGAAGTCGTCTCCCAGAAACCAATTACAAACACAGAAGACGTCACCCAGACACCAATTGCAAACACAGAAGTCGTCACCCAGACACCAATTGCAAACACAGAAGTTGTCTCCCAGACATCAATTGCAAACACAGAAGTCGTCTCCCAGACACCAATTGCAAACACAGAAGACGTCATCCAGACACCAATTGCAAACACAGAAGTCGTCTCCCAGACACCAATTGCAAACACAGAAGTCGTCTCCCAGACATCAATTGCAAACACAGAAGTCGTCTCCCAGACACCAATTGCAAACACAGAAGTCGTCTCCCAGACACAAATTGCAAACACAGAAGTCGTCTCCCAGACACCAATTGCAAACACAGAAGACGTCTCCCAGACACCAATTACAAACACAGAAGACGTCTTACAGACTACAGAAACAGAAGACGTCTTTCAGACAACAGAAACAGAAGACGTCTTTCGGACAACAAAAACAGGAGACGTCTTTCAGACAACAAACACCGAAAACGTCTTCCAGACAGTAAAGACAGAAGACGTCTTACATACGACAGAAACAGAAAACGTCTTCCAGACAACAGAAACAGAAGACGTCTTTATGACAACAAACACTGAAGACGTCTTACAGACAACAAAAACAGGAGACGTCTTACAGACAACAAAAACAGAAGACGTGTTTCAGACAACAAAAACAGAAGACGTGTTTCAGACAacaaaaaggaag gtCAGAAGAATATCTAAAGACGGTGCTCCTTCAAAAAgagttaaaattgataaaatcatTGACCAGAAATTTAAACCAAA GGTGAAAAATGAAGTCCGCTATCTCACAAAAAGCTTCAAAAAGTTAGAattacagatgaaaatgaattaa